A single bacterium DNA region contains:
- a CDS encoding Ig-like domain-containing protein, whose amino-acid sequence YQNDGQSAQTYTITTSLIPDPDPDRFEPNDNFDKAVKIELGQIITATIAPQKDNDYFKLNIPKKGTFSAVVSEVPKEINPFFAMYDSNKEWMRSARGDYGQGVSIQFTSLPAGDYYLRLCAQDDGQSAQAYKLTTNFGSPEITLPMAKITSPQPNSLLSDTITILGTATAENFLNYVFQYGTGSTPTSWLTIATSTTPVINGTLATWNTTLLEDGTYTLCLTVKDKLNNIATDTVVIGIDNTPPVLQITYPVNNSIIMQATIPVTGTADDEHLLNWTLEYGAGYTPQTYTLVASSTISVISGTLGSIFLPTGSYTLKLTAKDITNKIATHTVSFIIIQAMPTPAEILQKVADNLNKINDMKAEITNWGTSTITGWGTVTIKTFGPTQKTYLEKKPDKIKIESPTENMAYIIDGDVMYVKLFGVWNPWTKISETFGINPSELNILSPEYLQANEVIIKEYLNTSEGNIYILETTPKGTETGKWKMISYINYDKGIVTKSETYDVENNLIGSVEYSEFILDSSSSAWLATKCINRDMWEGFSKVTETIYSNIQINTGIPDSEFEPVFE is encoded by the coding sequence TACCAAAATGATGGCCAGAGTGCACAAACCTACACCATTACTACCAGCCTGATACCCGACCCGGACCCAGATAGATTCGAACCAAATGATAATTTTGATAAGGCGGTAAAGATAGAATTAGGCCAGATAATTACCGCTACTATTGCCCCTCAAAAGGATAATGATTATTTCAAGCTTAACATTCCGAAAAAAGGGACATTTAGTGCTGTTGTTTCTGAGGTGCCGAAGGAAATTAATCCCTTTTTTGCGATGTATGATTCAAATAAAGAGTGGATGAGGAGTGCTCGTGGAGATTATGGTCAGGGTGTAAGTATCCAGTTTACCTCACTTCCGGCAGGGGATTATTACTTACGGCTATGTGCCCAGGATGATGGGCAGAGTGCTCAGGCATACAAACTTACGACTAATTTTGGTTCCCCTGAAATAACACTACCTATGGCTAAAATTACCTCTCCTCAACCCAATTCTCTTCTCTCAGATACAATAACTATATTGGGCACGGCAACGGCTGAGAATTTCTTGAATTATGTATTCCAATACGGCACTGGCAGCACACCTACCTCCTGGCTAACGATTGCTACTTCCACCACACCAGTTATAAATGGCACTTTAGCTACCTGGAATACTACCCTGTTAGAAGATGGGACTTATACCTTATGCCTGACAGTAAAAGACAAATTAAACAATATCGCTACAGATACGGTAGTGATAGGTATAGACAATACACCACCAGTACTTCAGATTACTTATCCGGTGAATAATTCTATCATTATGCAAGCGACTATTCCCGTTACCGGCACTGCTGATGATGAACATCTATTAAATTGGACACTTGAATATGGGGCAGGCTATACCCCTCAAACCTATACATTAGTTGCCAGTTCCACTATTTCTGTTATTTCTGGTACTTTAGGGTCAATCTTCTTACCTACAGGTTCATACACATTAAAATTAACTGCAAAGGACATAACCAATAAAATAGCTACCCATACCGTATCATTTATAATTATTCAAGCTATGCCTACCCCCGCAGAAATTCTACAAAAGGTAGCCGATAATCTTAATAAGATTAATGATATGAAGGCGGAGATTACGAATTGGGGAACGAGTACTATTACCGGATGGGGGACAGTGACAATTAAAACATTTGGTCCTACTCAAAAGACATATCTTGAGAAAAAACCAGATAAGATAAAAATTGAATCCCCTACTGAGAATATGGCTTATATCATAGATGGAGATGTGATGTATGTAAAATTATTTGGTGTTTGGAATCCCTGGACAAAGATATCAGAAACTTTTGGAATAAATCCATCAGAATTGAATATATTGTCTCCTGAATATCTTCAGGCAAATGAAGTTATTATTAAAGAGTATCTGAATACCTCCGAAGGCAACATTTATATATTAGAAACCACTCCCAAAGGAACAGAAACTGGAAAATGGAAAATGATTTCGTATATTAACTATGATAAAGGCATAGTGACTAAAAGTGAAACTTATGATGTTGAAAATAATCTTATAGGTAGTGTAGAGTATTCAGAGTTTATTTTAGATTCTTCCAGTAGTGCCTGGCTGGCGACTAAATGTATTAATAGAGATATGTGGGAAGGATTTAGCAAAGTTACAGAGACTATTTATAGTAATATTCAGATAAATACAGGTATCCCTGATAGTGAATTTGAGCCGGTATTTGAATAG